In the genome of Melospiza melodia melodia isolate bMelMel2 chromosome 20, bMelMel2.pri, whole genome shotgun sequence, the window CACGGACACGTGCCTGATTCCAGCATTCAGATGACAAATACACCTTCTGAAGACTGTTTAAATCATGCTTTCTTCCTTATTAAATGAAAAAGATTGGGTTTTTTGCCTGAGCTTCCAGCTGTATCTGGGAATTACTGCTTTCTCAAACTTGATCTCTCAGAGCAAGACACCTTCAGTCCCTGGCACGGTGATTACTGTAAGGGGAAGAGTACAGGTCTGAAGCAAATCAGCTTCCTCTTGACACATCACGTGCTAGAATATCCCTAATCAGAAGTATGACAAATCCCCTGCTTTTCCAGAATTCAGCAGAATTCCCTCAGATCTGCTGGGGAGTCCTGCTTCAAAGGCCAGTTAAGCCTGGCTCATGCTGCAGCATGCCTTGTACAAGCCTGTGTGTAATCACTGCTTCCTCTCAgctcaccaggctgggaaaagcaaGTTTACCACTAAGGTTTCTACTTCACCATTCCTGTCTAGGAAATACAGCGTTTCTTCTCCTCACAGCATCACATATGCAAATGATTATGGGGACTGCCACTGTcaaactgaaaatatttaataataattgTCATATTCCTCTTGATGGCTTTATTTTTGAGCACCAACTTGGCAGTCAGTGTTTAGAACTGATTCTAAGCCCTCAGCAAGTGGACAAAGCAGGGTTTTTATTAAAACCTGCCAAGGATGTGTTCTGTATTCTAAACCATCCCTTTTGTCAGTGAGGGGGAATCCCCTGTACTTAAGGGAAGGAATTTTACAAGTATGAAATTATAGTACCATTGTTAATGATCTCCAGAATGTGTCTGTACACATCCCCATTGTTTGCTTGCTCAGGACAGAGATTTCTTCACCCAAACCATGCTGTGTGTTTCAGGGCAGGAGGACTACGACCGGCTGCGGCCCCTTTCCTACCAGAACACCAACGTGGTGTTAATTTGTTACGATGTCATGAACCCCACCAGCTATGATAATGTAGCAGCCAAGGTAAGAGGCTTCCAAATGAATTACACATGCCTGATATATGACAAGATGTCAGATTAGAAATGCTGGGGCTTTTAGTGTCCTGTACCCTGGGTGTGTGGATGCCCAGAACACTCATCCTGCACTGAGCTGCAGGGCACAGACCTTAGACCTGGGCTCACCTCTCCATGGCTCCTGAGCGCTCAGAACTGGGGTTGACTCTCACTAAAAAGATCAAACACCAGCAATTAAATCACTTCTTTATCTGCAGCAATGTCACGCAACCAACATTGCACATATTAGAGGCAAGACTACTTCCATTACATGTGTATTTATTTGCAGGGGAGAGATGAGAGCAACCACTTCTCTGTGCTGGGATTTTGTAACATTCCAAAGCATTCTTGGACATAGCACCAGGAAAACAAAGCAAGGCTTAGTCCAAATTCTGTTTTGAAATGTGACTTTAGAGGAGCTCCTCAGAATTTAGACAGATGGTAAATAAACATTTTGGCATAGAGACAGATGCCACTATGTTTTTATAAAGCAGCTGACTTTGGGTAGGACTTTTAAACATTTCTGGGATGTAAATAAGTGCATGTTGAGCCCCCCCACTAGACTAACTCCAAAACTCTGAAATTGCGACTTGTATTAAATGCTGCTTGGCTGTATTGTTTCCTGATTCCAGGAAACAAACAACAGAATAAAAACTAGATGTaaaagttttgttttgctgcccgCAGTGGTACCCTGAGGTGAATCACTTCTGCCGGGGCGTCCCGCTGGTGCTGATCGGCTGCAAGACCGACCTGCGCAAGGACAAGGAGCAGCTGCGCCGCCTCAGGGCTGCCAGGCAGGAGCCCATCACCTACAACCAGGTAAACCTCACTGCTTCTACACTGCTGGCAGCAGATAAAGCACCTCATGGcattgctcctcacagctgtgaTCACAGACACTGCAAAATCAGGTGATCCAGATCAAGAAATGGTTGGCAGCACTAACAGAGCTTTCTCTAAGTTGTTTTTGGAAGTGGTCTAATCACCACCCATTTTTAGTGCCAAAGTAAAGAGAAATATGAGCAGTTTTAAAGGACACAACTATCTGCCTTCTATGCTAATGACATTCTTCTTTCACAGCTGGGTTATTACTGTCACAAGTTTGTAAGCCTTAACAAGTTTGCTGGACTTCCTTCATAATTATTATTAGCCTACACTGCAGCCATCACTGATGCTTTGATCAGTACTCTGATAAAGACTGGAGATGTTAGGAAACCCATTCCAGTATGACCGTGCTGGAATAAATGTGTTTTGCAAGCCCCACTTAAAAATAAATCCTTTCAAGGCCAATAGCAAGAACATCTGCAAGGTTTCTCTGACATGAGAGAGTGTTCTTTGTAGTCTCTAAAGTAATCTTAGGAAAACTACATATTATCATTATCTCTAAGTATTATGAAGCAGTTAGATTTATGAGTAGTGTTATGTCACTGGATAGCTGTCCTAGGTACAGGAGAAACAGTTGATGGAACAGCTTATCCCATGTCACACAAGACCTTTCTGCTCTGGTCCtccaatttttctttttcttttttctaaacTACAAAGCCATCCTTCTCCTCTCACCTCAGAGCAAGAACAGCAGCTTTCAGACTGAGCCACACGTCCAGGGAACAGGGTCAAGTGCATGGTGACCTTGAGTGAATCACCACTTCTTCtaaacagcaggaaaataaacTGCAACTGCATCACCACAAAACCATGCTGGGCCTTTTAGTTTGTCTCCCTTGCATGCAAGATGAGGTCCCAGCCTGTCACTGTGAACAGTTGCAGATTGTCCCTTGTTTTCATGAATAAATCCCTTCATCATCCTCACATGAGAGGTTCCAGGCAAGCAACAGACACTTCTGGCCAGTCCGCTGAGGCCTCATGCAGTTAAACTCAAGGACTCACATGTTACACAAACTTTGTCTCCTATGTGAGCCCTCTCAGTTGGTTTTTCCTCCCTGAAATATGCTCTACCTCAGTTTTTTACAGTTGATGGCAACTTGGGCACCTTGGTGATGCTTCCCATGCCAGGCACAGGGGATCTGAACAGTATCTGCAGCTTGCAAACAACTGGAAGGAGACAAACTGCTAAAATATGAAGAAATACACTCCCCTCCAACAAAAGCCCAAGTGACCCCACTCCCAGAGATTACAATGAATAATTGCAGAGTCCGTGAGCCATGGGTTGCAGACATGGAATTCACAGTAAAAGGCCCACAAATCAAACCTGggggctggctctgcagggacaaTAAAAGGATCACAAGTAAGAAATCACTGCTTTGTCTGTAGTGATTCCACACAACCAGCATTGCATGGAAATATTTCAGATTCAAGCATGTTCCCATTGCATGGCTGAGAAATGCAGGCACCCCTTTGTTTTTATGAGGATTTTGGCTGAGCCTTTGTGATGCTTCAGAGCAGAAGTCAAGGTTCCTGCATGTGCACCAGCAAAACAAGGCAAGGCATCAGTGCAGATTCTGTCCTTGCATGTGACATTCATTACTAAAGGTGACAGCACAGAATAGTTAAGGTCAGGCCTGAAAAAAATACCACCATGAAGACATCTTATCCTCACTTAAACACCTATCTCAGCATTTAGTGTAAAGAAATTCAATACTGAGAATATTTTTGTGCTATCAGGACTCTGCATCTCAAGAGTCTCTAATGCTCTGAACTCTTAGGCCAGGCTTTGGTTCAGCAGAGTGGAAAAACACCAAGTTTATTTACAGTGCTTCAGTTTATTACCAATGCCACTCACACTCTAGCACTGCACTCAGAGGCAGCTGCTTTCTTCAAGATTGCAAAGATGTACAAATTAATTCCCTTTCTTCCCAAGTCACCTTCCTCCATTCATCACCAAAATTACATCTTTTCTTACCTTTCTGTTCTTTCCAGGGTGAGGCAGCTTGCAAGGAGATTAATGCACAAATTTACCTGGAATGCTCAGCAAAATGTCGTGAGAACatagaaaatgtttttaaagaaGCCACAACCATTGCACTGAGTGCCATGAAGAAAGCCAAGGGCCACAGGAAACGGAAAGTGTGCTCAGTGTTATGATCTGGACTGCACGAGAGCCAAGTGATTCAGATTTCATACAAGTTTCACTTTAAAAACTTTTTTGAAAACATGTTTGTATTCCTAggataatttttgttttgaaattttaattatttttagtatttttgcACTTTTGTTATACTGTTCTCACAGAATTTTCAAAGCTGTTTATCACAGTTAACTCATGCTGTGTGCCTTCACCCATCTGGCTTTTGCTTCTAAGTGTGAACAACTCACTATTTAAACTGCAATGAACAGCAACTGCTACTATAGAACTTAGTGTTGGAGTTTTTCTTCCTCTGCAAAATAATTGTGGCATCTTAGAACTACCATTTACTGCCTTTTTCCAGTAGTAAACTCACAGCTTTCAGCAGCAATGTTAAAGCAGCTTATCAGGCAGAAGAAGAGACAGAAGAAGTTTTATATTAAAATTTCCAAGTTAATTTCTTGGTGGCAATGGCAGGAGTTGGCCTCAAGCTGCCCCCTGAGTGCACATGGAACATCCACCACCCCCTGGAGCAGCTCTACAGACCTGCACCTCAGAGTTCTTCAAGGCCTGCTGCTGGAATGGAAAGTGGAAATACATTTAGCAGTGGAAATACATCAGTTGCTCCAATTAAATAATGGAGTGTCATGGGAAACAGTTAATTTACAGCACTCAAATTTAGAAGTACTCCAAGCAGCTACTACATGCAATGTTAAGTCAATCTTGTGATAAACATTTACAGCCTATTTAATACAAGACAGATGCAAATCCTGGTGCACACTGGAGGAAAAATTCATTCACTTGTGAAATCATCTCTGCTGGTACAAATTAAAATTTTCCCTTTTGTGATGAAGGTGTCAGTTGTCTAAGGATCAGGGAGGCTCCCACTGCACACCCTGGTCCATGTGCCTCCTATCTCCTGGTTCTCACTGAGATCTCAGACTGCAGGAACAATCCTTAGTTTGCACCCATCAAAAACCAAACCTGAGGGGGGAAGTGAGGTTCCTGCAGTACAGCTGTTGCTGAAAGCTTTCTGTGTAAGGCAAACTGTACATGACCAGCTGGTGCAAACCTGTTTCGGAGCAAGCCACCATTATTATTTTACATGCAGGTAAACAGGTCTTGAcccttgaaaaatatttttctctttttttcctaacTTGTTTTGATTTAATTAAAGTTTTTGAATACTTATGAGCCTAAAATGTGAAATTAAATTAATTGGAAATTTGTACACATCCTTGACTATAGAAAAACCTTGAAGAATTGTGCAGCCTTTTCTCCACTTGTCACTAAAAGAACCATCCCTCATCTCACTCAGTACAAAACTGAAACACCAACGTTCAGGAAGTGACCCATTCACCATCAGCTCCCCAGTGGAAATCTCTCTGCCTTTTTTAATCTTGAGTTTCTCAGATTGCAGAACTCATGTTACTCATCCCTGCAGAATGAGGTTCCAGTTTGCTCTCAACAGACAATAATTTGAATCTCATAAACTGAGAGTTCGAGTAAAACAAAAAACCTTACAGGGTGTGTAAAAGGCAGCAAAACACAGCCCAACTGGTGTGAAAACTGTTGAAATTATGCAAATTGCAGTTTATTGTTCATGCCCACAGGACACTGACACAGCAAAGGGAATTTTGCTAGCTTGAGCAACAGAAGTGATGACTCCATCTCAAGGCTGTGGTGCATTGTCTGTCCCCTGGTGAGCACCCTCTGGGGAGGAGGGCACTGTTTGCCACTCACACTGCCACAGGATGTGCCCAGGTTGGGCTTTGTGCTGCCTTTCACTGCTGGGAaagacacagcccagggcagctcagtgctgcagctgcctgAGGAGGTACAGAAGTTACAGCACCCAAAGAAGGGTGTTCCAATGGGTGAGTGCAAATTCAAGCAGCACAAGGACTTCAGCAAGGTAGCAGTCAGTGTTTGTCCCCTGCCATCCCCTTGACCCAGCGTTTCCCTTCTCTTCATTATTGGTACAAGTGCAGCATCTAAAGGAAGTATTTAATGTTTGAGCTGAGCCTGTCCTCCCCTTTCCAGAACCTCAAAAACCAACCCAAGGGCCATGTGCTTGTAACTAAAGAAGGGCAGAGGCAGTTGCATATTGAATGGTTTATTTTAGGTTCTTTCAGGCCTGGACAAATGACCTGGTCTCCCTGGAAAAGGGCTAGCAGACTTCCCTGCCATTTAAAAACTGCTTTTGTTCACATGATTTTGTTTTCAAATGAGGAATTCCTCTTATTTAAATAGCTTTTTAGAAGTGTATATAGCAGCAGTATGGTACAAAGATGAGTATTTTCTTTTCACAGTACACACAGGTTAGTATTGCCACTGAGAATATGCCTTGAAAAACAGCATTCATTTTGTATTACTGATCCACCCAGAGTGTTCATAAACCTCAATAAATTCAATACCCagaatttaaataataaaactgCAAAGTGTCAGGTATCATTCCAGAATTGGAATTACAGTAGATCCCACATTTCCCCCAACGCTGGTGCTTGGCCAGGCAGGTGCATGCTGCTCTATACACAGAACAAAAACCCCAGAAGCAAATACATTTTAtattaaatatacataaatagcAGGAGTGTGACTGGAGAGCCATGCTTGCATTAATACTgagtctgtgctggcagagtccTTTACCAGACACGGGGACAGGAGAGTCCTGAGCCCATCCAtggcctgcctggggctgggcagggtctgtcccacacccagccctgctggatGCACACTGGGAAcaggggcagtcacagcttcttCACCTTGTCTTTGTTCTTCTGCAGCTTAGTGTGCACCACCTTGAGAGTAGTGAGGAAGTTCCCAAGgaagagcagcaggaatgtgAAAGCCAACACAAAAACCTGAAAGGGAAGAGGAAGCAGCATTTATTACCTTGTGATATTACAACATGGATTATATTCAGCACTGCTGGACTCTACCAGACACAAAACAGGCTCTGTGCTGCATTATCCTGAGATATTTAAATGCAGTCAGATGCCCAAATATCTTCCAGGATGTGGTAAAGCACCcactctgccctgctctgtgcttcTTCTGAGCAGAGCCAACACACACCTGCCATTCTTTGCATTCCTTGTGCCTTGACAATCTGAAAAGAGTGATTGCATTGTATAGCTGCCAGAACTgcagaggggaaaagaaaaaaggcaatttAATTATGAGCAAAAAGAATTAAGCCTTGGAAACGTTTGTGATCCAAAGCACCTTTGGGTGGTgcagcagcacacactgcacCACAGAGGGAGGAGGGGATCACCCAACTTACGTGCCCAAAGAACAAGAAGGGAAGGAGAAACGTCAACCCCCGCCACATCCAGGACTGGAATCCTTCTGGAAAAGGTTGACAGAAGAGGCAGAGTGTGAGCACAGAAGAGCCAGGACTGAACCTGcagctcctcccacccagatca includes:
- the RHOF gene encoding rho-related GTP-binding protein RhoF, with product MDAANGAVPEGAAEQPRGPAAAPSGRKEVKVVIVGDGGCGKTSLLMVYAKGSFPEQYAPSVFEKYTTSVTVGKKEVTLNLYDTAGQEDYDRLRPLSYQNTNVVLICYDVMNPTSYDNVAAKWYPEVNHFCRGVPLVLIGCKTDLRKDKEQLRRLRAARQEPITYNQGEAACKEINAQIYLECSAKCRENIENVFKEATTIALSAMKKAKGHRKRKVCSVL